In Vogesella indigofera, a single window of DNA contains:
- a CDS encoding YaeQ family protein codes for MALKATIYKADLTISDMDRGYYDSHSLTIAQHPSETIERMMLRIAVFALHAGEYMAFTRGISDDDEPDLWHKNFSDEIEEWIELGEPDEKRLRKACGRAAKVWLYTYGGRAADIWWQGMEGKVGRFDHLNIFSITPETLAELATLCERSMQLNATIQDGTLWLSSEKGSVAVTPQRLYGSGER; via the coding sequence ATGGCACTGAAAGCTACCATCTACAAAGCCGACCTCACCATTTCCGACATGGATCGCGGCTATTACGACAGCCATAGCCTGACCATCGCGCAGCACCCGTCGGAAACCATCGAGCGCATGATGCTGCGCATCGCGGTGTTCGCGCTGCACGCCGGCGAATACATGGCCTTCACCCGCGGCATCAGCGACGACGACGAGCCGGACCTGTGGCACAAGAATTTCAGCGACGAGATCGAAGAGTGGATCGAGCTGGGCGAGCCGGACGAGAAGCGGCTGCGCAAGGCCTGCGGCCGTGCCGCCAAGGTGTGGCTGTACACCTACGGTGGCCGCGCCGCCGACATCTGGTGGCAGGGCATGGAAGGCAAGGTTGGCCGCTTCGACCACCTCAACATCTTCAGCATCACGCCGGAAACGCTGGCCGAGCTGGCCACGCTGTGCGAGCGCAGCATGCAGCTGAATGCCACCATCCAGGACGGCACGCTGTGGCTGTCGTCGGAAAAAGGCAGCGTCGCGGTGACGCCGCAGCGGCTGTACGGCAGCGGGGAACGCTGA
- a CDS encoding TetR/AcrR family transcriptional regulator, with the protein MTKKAATREAILQQALALASQVGVSGLTIGSLAAASGLSKSGLFAHFGSKEALQLAVVQAAQAQFVAETVQPALALPRGMARLTALFDGWLARMEQGRYPGGCPLLAAAYEFDDQPGAVREALVAGQRWQRDTLQRLLQQACDAGELAADCDVALLAFMLFGLVQSAHHDRQLLDSADGVALARRGFVRLMATHQAG; encoded by the coding sequence ATGACGAAAAAGGCGGCAACGAGAGAGGCAATTCTGCAACAGGCACTGGCGCTGGCCAGCCAGGTCGGCGTCAGCGGGCTGACCATCGGCAGCCTGGCGGCGGCCAGCGGCCTGTCGAAAAGCGGGCTGTTCGCCCACTTCGGCAGCAAGGAGGCGCTGCAGCTGGCGGTGGTGCAGGCGGCACAGGCGCAGTTCGTCGCCGAGACGGTGCAGCCGGCGCTGGCGCTGCCGCGCGGCATGGCGCGGCTGACGGCGCTGTTCGACGGCTGGCTTGCACGCATGGAGCAGGGCCGCTACCCGGGCGGTTGTCCGCTGCTGGCGGCGGCCTATGAATTCGACGACCAGCCCGGCGCGGTGCGCGAGGCGCTGGTCGCCGGCCAGCGCTGGCAGCGCGACACGCTGCAGCGGCTGCTGCAGCAGGCCTGTGACGCCGGCGAGCTGGCGGCGGATTGCGACGTGGCGCTGCTGGCCTTCATGCTGTTCGGGCTGGTGCAGAGCGCGCACCACGACCGGCAGCTGCTGGACAGCGCCGACGGCGTGGCGCTGGCGCGGCGCGGCTTCGTGCGGCTGATGGCGACGCACCAGGCCGGCTGA
- a CDS encoding acyl-CoA thioesterase, producing the protein MTAFSKVVEVRWADIDANQHMRHSAYADLCTHTRLEWLQAAGFGADEFKRQGFGPVLFRESTDYRREVNLGERLSINVLIAAASPDNSRWHIRQEMRKADGTLAAVYEVTGAWLDLRSRKLIAPPPALADILAALPRSADFAALPLPQSA; encoded by the coding sequence ATGACCGCATTCAGCAAAGTCGTCGAGGTCCGCTGGGCCGATATCGACGCCAACCAGCACATGCGCCACAGCGCCTACGCCGACCTGTGCACCCACACCCGGTTGGAGTGGCTGCAGGCGGCCGGCTTCGGCGCCGACGAATTCAAACGCCAGGGCTTCGGCCCGGTACTGTTCCGCGAAAGCACCGATTATCGCCGCGAGGTGAACCTGGGGGAACGCCTTAGCATCAATGTGCTGATCGCCGCCGCCAGCCCGGACAACAGCCGCTGGCACATTCGCCAGGAAATGCGCAAGGCGGACGGCACCCTGGCCGCGGTGTACGAGGTGACCGGCGCCTGGCTGGACCTGCGCAGCCGCAAGCTGATCGCGCCGCCGCCGGCGCTGGCTGACATCCTCGCCGCCCTGCCGCGCAGCGCCGATTTTGCCGCGCTGCCATTGCCGCAAAGCGCCTGA
- a CDS encoding DUF1304 domain-containing protein — MTLAANLAIAVVALLHVYIMVLEMFLWTRPAGRRAFGLTPEFAAASRVLAANQGLYNGFLAAGLLWSLLPGSPAAIAPFFLGCVIVAGVFGAATASRKILLVQALPAAVALALWWLA; from the coding sequence ATGACGCTCGCCGCCAATCTCGCCATCGCCGTGGTCGCACTGCTCCATGTCTACATCATGGTGCTGGAAATGTTCTTGTGGACGCGCCCGGCCGGGCGTCGCGCCTTCGGCCTGACGCCGGAATTCGCCGCCGCCAGCCGCGTGCTGGCCGCCAATCAGGGCTTGTACAACGGCTTTCTTGCCGCCGGCCTGCTGTGGAGCCTGCTGCCGGGCAGCCCCGCCGCCATCGCGCCCTTCTTCCTCGGCTGCGTGATCGTCGCCGGCGTGTTCGGCGCCGCCACCGCCAGCCGCAAGATCCTACTGGTGCAGGCATTGCCGGCAGCCGTGGCGCTGGCGCTGTGGTGGCTGGCCTAA
- a CDS encoding class I SAM-dependent rRNA methyltransferase, which translates to MSTLLPLLQAADAQRTALLAQLQDENTNAYRLFHGSVEGRDGLTIDRYGDVLLIQTFHTPLSDEEHQTILDHYAPLGLHAVYNDRSGSNSRIGNALSEEELVEAQQPRVISELGVNYHFEARHDGQDPWLFLDLRAGRRRVMQLAEGKSVLNLFAYTGGVGVAAAKAGASFVMNVDFAESSLRVARGNAKLNTLATRPRCVQSDFFPAIRQLSGLGQAKMVRGKKMPPFQPLEARQFDLVFLDPPRYAKSPFGVVDLINDYAALFKPALLTTAEGGIIICCNNVAQVDADAWLDQLKRSAAKVGRTVRDVEWITPEADFPSFDGKHPLKMALLHV; encoded by the coding sequence ATGTCCACACTGCTGCCCCTGCTGCAAGCCGCCGATGCCCAGCGCACCGCGCTGCTGGCGCAACTGCAAGACGAAAACACCAATGCCTACCGCCTGTTTCACGGCAGCGTCGAAGGTCGCGACGGCCTCACCATCGACCGTTACGGCGATGTGCTGCTGATCCAGACCTTCCACACCCCGCTCAGCGACGAAGAGCACCAGACCATCCTCGACCACTACGCGCCGCTGGGCCTGCACGCGGTGTACAACGACCGCAGCGGCAGCAATTCGCGCATCGGCAACGCGCTGAGCGAGGAAGAACTGGTCGAGGCGCAACAGCCGCGCGTGATCAGCGAGCTGGGCGTCAACTACCACTTCGAGGCGCGTCACGACGGTCAGGACCCATGGCTGTTCCTCGACCTGCGCGCCGGCCGCCGCCGCGTGATGCAGCTGGCGGAAGGCAAGAGCGTGCTCAACCTGTTCGCCTACACCGGCGGTGTCGGCGTCGCCGCCGCCAAGGCCGGCGCCAGCTTCGTGATGAACGTCGACTTTGCCGAATCCAGCCTGCGCGTGGCGCGCGGCAACGCCAAGCTCAACACCCTGGCCACCCGCCCGCGCTGCGTGCAGAGCGACTTCTTCCCGGCCATCCGCCAGCTGTCCGGCCTCGGCCAGGCGAAGATGGTGCGCGGCAAGAAAATGCCACCGTTCCAGCCGCTGGAAGCGCGCCAGTTTGACCTGGTGTTCCTCGATCCGCCGCGCTACGCCAAGAGCCCGTTCGGCGTGGTCGACCTGATCAACGACTACGCCGCGCTGTTCAAGCCGGCGCTGCTGACCACCGCCGAGGGCGGCATCATCATCTGCTGCAACAACGTGGCGCAGGTCGATGCCGACGCCTGGCTGGACCAGCTCAAGCGCAGCGCCGCCAAGGTTGGCCGCACCGTGCGCGACGTGGAGTGGATTACCCCGGAAGCCGACTTCCCGTCGTTTGACGGCAAGCATCCGCTGAAGATGGCGCTGCTGCACGTCTAA
- a CDS encoding M48 metallopeptidase family protein, producing MSQPLTYLQAYPAELLDKVRALLDQGQLGQWLARRYPERHDAGTDRALYDYVMALKQRYLKNAPPLAKVQYDNNMHPVNGTLGTNAFVSRVQGGKLKAKNEIRIATLFREAPEPFLQMIVVHELAHLKEKNHDKAFYQLCCHMLPDYHQLEFDTRLWLTARELER from the coding sequence ATGAGCCAGCCGCTGACCTATCTGCAAGCCTATCCCGCCGAACTGCTGGACAAGGTGCGCGCGCTGCTGGACCAGGGCCAGCTCGGCCAGTGGCTCGCCCGCCGCTATCCCGAGCGCCACGACGCCGGCACCGACCGCGCGCTGTACGACTACGTGATGGCGCTGAAGCAGCGCTACCTGAAGAACGCGCCGCCGCTGGCCAAGGTGCAATACGACAACAACATGCACCCGGTCAACGGCACGCTGGGCACCAATGCCTTCGTGTCACGGGTGCAGGGCGGCAAGCTGAAAGCCAAGAACGAGATCCGCATCGCCACCCTGTTCCGCGAGGCGCCGGAGCCGTTCCTGCAGATGATCGTGGTGCACGAGCTGGCGCACCTGAAGGAAAAGAACCACGACAAGGCGTTCTACCAGCTGTGCTGCCACATGCTGCCCGATTACCACCAGCTGGAGTTCGACACCCGGCTGTGGCTGACCGCGCGCGAGCTGGAACGCTGA
- a CDS encoding NAD(P)/FAD-dependent oxidoreductase: protein MLRLAEIKLPLDHHDSALREAVCARLGVPDSAIRALTVFKRSYDARRSSQQLIYIVDLDIAGEDALLKKFKGDPHVGATPDMNYYYVGQAPATLPCRPLVVGFGPCGIFAALILAQMGFKPIVLERGKEVRQRTKDTWGLWRKNVLNPESNVQYGEGGAGTFSDGKLYSQIKDPRYLGRKVIDEFVKAGAPEEIVYVAKPHIGTFKLVTMVEKMRATIIELGGEIRFEHKVTDLLLDGDGDQQQLRGVVLDNGEQLLSEHVVLALGHSARDTFEMLHARGVYMEAKPFSIGCRIEHPQSLIDKARHGKHAGHPILGAADYKLVHHAKNGRAVYSFCMCPGGTVVAAASEPGRLVTNGMSQYSRNERNANSALVVSITPEDYPGDGPLAGIALQRQLEELAFKLGGENYEAPAQLVGDFLAGKPSTQLGEVEPSYQPGVKMSDLASILPPYAVEAMREALPAFDRQIRGYAMHDAVLTGLETRTSSPLRITRGDDLQSLNVRGLYPAGEGAGYAGGILSAGVDGIRIAEAVAKSMLGLH from the coding sequence ATGTTGCGACTCGCCGAAATCAAGCTGCCGCTTGACCACCATGACTCCGCGCTGCGCGAGGCCGTCTGTGCCCGCCTCGGCGTGCCCGACAGCGCCATCCGCGCGCTCACCGTTTTCAAGCGCAGCTACGACGCGCGCCGCTCCTCGCAGCAGCTGATCTACATCGTCGATCTGGACATCGCCGGCGAGGACGCGCTGCTGAAAAAATTCAAGGGCGACCCGCACGTCGGCGCCACGCCGGACATGAACTACTACTACGTCGGCCAGGCGCCGGCGACGCTGCCGTGCCGGCCGCTGGTGGTCGGTTTCGGCCCCTGCGGCATCTTCGCCGCGCTGATCCTGGCGCAGATGGGCTTCAAGCCCATCGTGCTGGAACGCGGCAAGGAAGTGCGCCAGCGCACCAAGGACACCTGGGGCCTGTGGCGCAAGAACGTGCTGAACCCGGAATCCAACGTGCAGTACGGCGAAGGCGGCGCCGGCACCTTCTCCGACGGCAAGCTGTACAGCCAGATCAAGGACCCGCGCTACCTCGGTCGCAAGGTGATCGACGAGTTCGTCAAGGCCGGCGCACCGGAGGAGATCGTCTACGTCGCCAAGCCGCACATCGGCACCTTCAAGCTGGTGACCATGGTGGAGAAGATGCGCGCCACCATCATCGAACTGGGTGGCGAGATCCGCTTCGAGCACAAGGTCACCGACCTGCTGCTGGACGGCGACGGCGACCAGCAGCAGCTGCGCGGCGTGGTGCTGGATAACGGCGAACAGCTGCTGTCCGAGCACGTGGTGCTGGCGCTGGGCCACAGCGCGCGCGACACCTTCGAGATGCTGCACGCGCGCGGCGTGTACATGGAAGCCAAGCCGTTCTCCATCGGCTGCCGCATCGAGCACCCGCAGTCGCTGATCGACAAGGCGCGTCACGGCAAGCACGCCGGCCACCCTATCCTCGGCGCCGCCGACTACAAGCTGGTGCACCACGCCAAGAACGGCCGCGCGGTGTACAGCTTCTGCATGTGCCCGGGCGGCACCGTGGTCGCCGCCGCCTCCGAACCGGGGCGGCTGGTCACCAACGGCATGAGCCAGTACTCGCGCAACGAGCGCAACGCCAACTCGGCTCTGGTGGTCAGCATTACGCCGGAAGACTACCCGGGCGACGGCCCGCTGGCCGGCATCGCGCTACAGCGGCAGCTGGAAGAGCTGGCGTTCAAGCTCGGCGGCGAGAACTACGAGGCGCCGGCGCAGCTGGTCGGCGACTTCCTCGCCGGCAAGCCGTCGACGCAACTGGGTGAAGTGGAGCCGTCGTACCAGCCGGGGGTGAAGATGAGCGACCTGGCCAGCATCCTGCCGCCGTACGCGGTGGAGGCGATGCGCGAGGCGCTGCCGGCGTTCGACCGCCAGATCCGCGGCTACGCGATGCACGACGCGGTGCTGACCGGGCTGGAGACGCGTACCAGCTCGCCGCTGCGCATCACCCGCGGCGACGACCTGCAGAGCCTGAACGTGCGCGGCCTGTATCCGGCCGGCGAAGGCGCCGGTTACGCCGGCGGCATCCTGTCGGCCGGCGTCGACGGCATCCGCATCGCCGAGGCGGTGGCGAAAAGCATGCTCGGCCTGCACTGA
- a CDS encoding OmpA family protein: protein MKLSIKSLAIASLAVAVTGCAVNPQTGQSEMSKTATYGLGAAAACGIVGALTHGGKGARNSALACGALGAGVGAYMDYQEKLLREKLANSQVQVQRVGDQIKLVMPENITFATGSATLGSGAVKTLGDVAGVLAQYADTTMVVAGHTDSTGSQALNQSLSERRAAAVASVLQQRGVAAARIRSVGYASSQPVADNGTAEGRAKNRRVEIAIDPIKQ from the coding sequence GTGAAGCTTTCCATCAAATCGCTGGCCATCGCCAGCCTCGCCGTCGCCGTTACCGGTTGTGCAGTCAATCCGCAAACCGGCCAGAGTGAAATGAGCAAGACCGCCACCTACGGCCTCGGCGCCGCCGCAGCCTGCGGTATCGTCGGCGCGCTGACCCATGGCGGCAAAGGCGCACGCAACTCGGCACTGGCCTGCGGCGCGCTGGGTGCCGGTGTCGGCGCCTACATGGACTACCAGGAAAAACTGCTGCGCGAAAAACTGGCCAACAGCCAGGTGCAGGTGCAGCGCGTCGGCGACCAGATCAAGCTGGTAATGCCGGAAAACATCACCTTCGCCACCGGCAGCGCCACACTGGGCAGCGGCGCGGTGAAGACGCTGGGTGACGTGGCCGGCGTGCTGGCACAGTACGCCGACACCACCATGGTGGTGGCCGGCCACACCGACAGCACCGGCAGCCAGGCGCTGAACCAGAGCCTGTCCGAGCGCCGTGCCGCCGCCGTGGCCAGCGTGCTGCAGCAGCGTGGCGTCGCCGCCGCGCGCATCCGCAGCGTCGGTTACGCCTCCAGCCAGCCGGTAGCCGACAACGGCACCGCCGAAGGCCGCGCCAAGAACCGCCGCGTCGAAATCGCCATCGATCCGATCAAGCAGTAA
- a CDS encoding PaaI family thioesterase, producing MMHGDTAARMTPQAFQALIDEALPLCALFGIRCEHIGYGRARLRMRFDPAQTRPGGTVAGPAQMAIADATLYAVVLGMIGPVELAVTTSLNINFLRKPPPADIIAEGRILKLGQRLAVGEVLLYSDGAAEPVAHVSGTYSIPPR from the coding sequence ATGATGCATGGCGACACGGCAGCACGCATGACCCCGCAGGCCTTTCAGGCGCTGATCGACGAGGCGCTGCCGCTGTGCGCGCTGTTCGGCATCCGCTGCGAGCACATCGGCTACGGCCGGGCCCGGCTGCGCATGCGGTTCGACCCGGCGCAGACCCGCCCCGGCGGTACCGTCGCCGGTCCGGCGCAGATGGCGATTGCCGATGCCACGCTGTATGCGGTGGTGCTGGGCATGATCGGCCCGGTGGAGCTGGCGGTGACCACCAGCCTCAACATCAATTTCCTGCGCAAGCCGCCGCCGGCGGACATCATCGCCGAAGGCCGCATCCTCAAGCTGGGGCAGCGGCTGGCGGTGGGCGAGGTGCTGCTGTACTCCGACGGCGCTGCCGAGCCGGTGGCGCACGTCAGCGGCACCTACTCCATTCCGCCGCGCTGA
- a CDS encoding Lar family restriction alleviation protein, producing the protein MSDITPVTPKPCHKCGAPAEVVKAGSRRFWVQCSRYAGQGTCSAIGSQADNRKEAIANWNKIR; encoded by the coding sequence ATGAGCGACATCACGCCCGTTACCCCCAAGCCCTGCCACAAGTGCGGCGCCCCCGCCGAGGTGGTCAAAGCCGGCTCGCGCCGTTTCTGGGTGCAGTGCTCGCGCTACGCCGGCCAGGGCACCTGCTCGGCGATCGGCTCGCAGGCCGACAATCGCAAGGAAGCGATCGCCAACTGGAACAAGATCCGCTGA
- a CDS encoding substrate-binding periplasmic protein, which yields MPVRFFLFCLLLSAALPALAGGWRVVGDEQFAPYSFQYGEDPQPRGLDVEVVQAVLHEAGIEYQLRLYPWARVKQMLALGDAEMAFQFAGTPERKAQYELVGPLRSGATVFMTTRKLPLVDWRRLDDLAPYVVGQVSGYAYEAAFDSFALVRDSSAQNPRQLVAMLLAGRIDIIVGDRLQLMHFVREQRAEQQVRILPRPLVEMPRYVAFAKGDSARAQRFASALQRLQRAGKLDAIYRRWGL from the coding sequence ATGCCTGTGCGCTTTTTCCTGTTCTGCCTGCTGCTGAGTGCGGCACTGCCGGCGCTGGCCGGCGGCTGGCGCGTGGTCGGCGACGAGCAGTTCGCGCCGTACAGTTTCCAGTACGGCGAAGACCCGCAGCCGCGCGGGCTGGACGTGGAAGTGGTGCAGGCGGTGCTGCACGAGGCCGGCATCGAATACCAGCTGCGGCTGTATCCGTGGGCACGGGTGAAGCAGATGCTGGCGCTGGGCGATGCCGAGATGGCGTTCCAGTTCGCCGGCACCCCGGAACGCAAGGCGCAGTACGAGCTGGTCGGCCCGCTGCGCAGCGGCGCCACCGTGTTCATGACCACGCGCAAGCTGCCGCTGGTCGACTGGCGCCGGCTGGACGATCTGGCGCCGTATGTCGTCGGCCAGGTCAGCGGCTACGCCTACGAGGCCGCCTTCGACAGCTTCGCGCTGGTGCGCGACAGCAGCGCGCAGAATCCGCGCCAGCTGGTCGCCATGCTGCTGGCCGGCCGCATCGACATCATCGTCGGCGACCGCCTGCAACTGATGCACTTCGTGCGCGAACAGCGAGCAGAACAGCAGGTACGCATCCTGCCGCGCCCGCTGGTGGAAATGCCGCGCTATGTCGCCTTTGCCAAGGGCGACAGCGCGCGGGCACAACGCTTTGCCAGCGCGCTGCAGCGCCTGCAGCGTGCCGGCAAGCTGGACGCCATTTACCGGCGCTGGGGCTTGTAA
- a CDS encoding tetratricopeptide repeat protein → MRHLSLLLCLILGATPTLAAEPPPVPGWQDYHDGKLASARQHFEEAAGAGDRVAAFNLAMLYWRGEAVATSKPKALYWLRRAAEKELPQAEHALGILYENGDAVPKSLTRATYWFDRAANHGLIVAQIDLGTQFFLGRGAPQDYARAAYWYEKAAEQGDAGAQYLIASMYEYGHGVRRDLESAIRWYAKAGVQGDVAATLKAIELAKQISGQAL, encoded by the coding sequence ATGCGACATCTGTCTTTGCTGCTGTGCCTGATACTGGGTGCGACACCCACGTTGGCCGCCGAGCCGCCGCCGGTACCCGGCTGGCAGGACTACCACGACGGCAAGCTGGCCAGCGCGCGCCAGCACTTCGAGGAGGCCGCCGGCGCCGGCGACCGCGTCGCCGCCTTCAATCTGGCGATGCTGTACTGGCGCGGCGAGGCCGTCGCCACCAGCAAGCCCAAGGCGCTGTACTGGCTGCGCCGCGCCGCGGAGAAAGAGCTACCGCAAGCCGAACACGCGCTGGGCATCCTGTACGAGAACGGCGACGCGGTACCCAAGTCGCTGACGCGCGCCACCTACTGGTTCGACCGCGCGGCCAACCACGGCCTGATCGTGGCGCAGATCGACCTCGGCACCCAGTTCTTCCTCGGCCGCGGCGCGCCGCAGGACTACGCCCGCGCCGCCTACTGGTATGAAAAGGCCGCGGAGCAGGGTGACGCCGGCGCGCAATACCTGATCGCCAGCATGTACGAGTACGGCCACGGCGTGCGCCGCGACCTGGAAAGCGCGATCCGCTGGTACGCCAAGGCCGGGGTGCAGGGCGATGTCGCCGCCACGCTGAAGGCGATCGAGCTGGCGAAACAGATCAGCGGCCAGGCACTGTAG
- a CDS encoding ABC transporter ATP-binding protein codes for MLSWFESRVNPYPETPPAQPPQGFFPFIWAATAGTRPLILAMTTFTACIGAFEALLFSMLGSVVDWLGKVPPALLWQEQKHNLLLLAGILLASPLLIALQAMCKYQGLAGNFPMRLRWIYHRHLLGQSMSFYQDEFAGRVSAKVMQTALAVRDTVMIVTDILVFVVIYFVTMIAVVGSFDTALLWPFIGWLLLYVATLAYFVPRLGKAASAQADARSLMTGRITDAYTNIATVKLFSHGQREAGFARGAMQEFLATAYRQMRLVSGFEIVNHLLSMLLIASTAGATLWLWTRGAVGVGAVAAATAMALRLNGISHWIMWEMSSLFEHIGTVQDGINTLSRAVAIKDAPQALPLKVGRGEVRFEQVSFSYGGTRTVIDELSLTIRPGEKIGLVGRSGAGKSTIVNLLLRFYDVESGRILIDGQDVAQVTQDSLRAQVGMVTQDTSLLHRSVRDNLLYGRNDASDAQMIAAAERAEAHEFIQTLTDPKGRSGYDAHVGERGVKLSGGQRQRVAIARVMLKDAPILLLDEATSALDSEVEAAIQRSLYRLMEGKTVVAIAHRLSTIAAMDRLIVLDKGRIVEEGDHASLLARGGLYARLWAHQSGGFLGEEAEDDETVLSLG; via the coding sequence ATGTTGTCATGGTTCGAAAGCCGGGTGAATCCGTATCCGGAGACCCCGCCCGCGCAACCGCCGCAAGGCTTCTTTCCGTTCATCTGGGCGGCCACCGCCGGCACGCGGCCACTGATCCTGGCGATGACCACGTTCACCGCCTGCATCGGCGCCTTCGAGGCTCTGCTGTTCTCCATGCTCGGCTCGGTGGTGGACTGGCTGGGCAAGGTGCCGCCGGCGCTGCTGTGGCAGGAACAGAAGCACAACCTGCTGCTCTTGGCCGGCATCCTGCTGGCCAGCCCGCTGCTGATCGCCTTGCAGGCGATGTGCAAATACCAGGGCCTGGCCGGCAACTTCCCGATGCGGCTGCGCTGGATCTACCACCGCCACCTGCTCGGCCAGAGCATGAGCTTCTACCAGGACGAGTTCGCCGGCCGGGTGTCGGCCAAGGTGATGCAGACCGCGCTGGCGGTACGCGACACGGTGATGATCGTCACCGATATCCTGGTATTCGTGGTGATCTACTTTGTCACCATGATCGCGGTGGTCGGCAGCTTCGATACCGCGCTGCTGTGGCCATTCATCGGCTGGCTGCTGCTGTACGTGGCGACGCTGGCCTACTTCGTGCCGCGGCTGGGCAAGGCCGCCAGCGCGCAGGCCGACGCGCGCAGCCTGATGACCGGGCGCATCACCGACGCCTACACCAATATCGCCACCGTGAAGCTGTTCTCGCACGGCCAGCGCGAGGCCGGCTTTGCCCGCGGCGCGATGCAGGAATTCTTGGCCACCGCCTACCGCCAGATGCGGCTGGTCAGCGGCTTCGAGATCGTCAACCACCTGCTGAGCATGCTGCTGATCGCCAGCACCGCCGGCGCCACCCTGTGGCTGTGGACGCGCGGCGCGGTCGGCGTCGGCGCGGTGGCGGCGGCCACCGCGATGGCGCTGCGCCTGAACGGCATCTCGCACTGGATCATGTGGGAGATGTCCAGCCTGTTCGAGCACATCGGCACGGTGCAGGACGGCATCAACACCCTGTCGCGCGCGGTGGCGATCAAGGACGCGCCGCAGGCGCTGCCGCTCAAGGTTGGCCGCGGCGAGGTGCGCTTCGAGCAGGTCAGCTTCAGCTACGGCGGCACGCGCACGGTGATCGACGAGCTGTCGCTGACCATCCGCCCCGGCGAGAAGATCGGCCTGGTCGGCCGCAGCGGCGCCGGCAAGTCCACCATCGTCAACCTGCTGCTGCGCTTCTACGACGTGGAAAGCGGCCGCATCCTGATCGACGGCCAGGACGTCGCGCAGGTGACGCAGGACAGCCTGCGCGCGCAGGTGGGCATGGTGACGCAGGACACCTCGCTGCTGCACCGCTCGGTGCGCGACAACCTGCTGTACGGCCGCAACGACGCCAGCGACGCGCAGATGATCGCCGCCGCCGAGCGTGCCGAGGCGCACGAATTCATCCAGACGCTGACCGACCCGAAAGGGCGCAGCGGCTACGACGCCCACGTCGGCGAGCGCGGCGTGAAGCTGTCCGGCGGCCAGCGGCAGCGGGTGGCGATTGCACGGGTGATGCTGAAGGACGCGCCGATCCTGCTGCTGGACGAGGCCACCAGCGCGCTGGATTCGGAGGTGGAGGCGGCGATCCAGCGCAGCCTGTACCGGCTGATGGAGGGCAAGACCGTGGTAGCCATCGCGCACCGGCTGTCGACCATCGCGGCGATGGACCGCCTGATCGTGCTGGACAAGGGCCGTATCGTGGAGGAAGGCGACCACGCCAGCCTGCTGGCGCGCGGCGGCCTGTACGCACGGCTGTGGGCGCACCAGAGCGGTGGCTTCCTCGGTGAGGAGGCGGAGGACGACGAGACGGTGCTCAGCCTCGGCTGA